The Platichthys flesus chromosome 23, fPlaFle2.1, whole genome shotgun sequence DNA segment ACTGGACTCCCAGGTGCTCGGCCGTCTGGATGCTGCAACACAGCTGGCTGGTCCACACCTTCAAATTCTCCAGTTTCTGCTCCTCAACAAACCGGCTCAGGGCGGCTGAAAACTGTGGCAGGAAGGATGGTATTCAACCCCGGGGGACAATCGACTATGATGTCTCAAATCTTGCCATCCTGTGAGGCTTTCATTGTCTACTTCAGGCTCCTGTCTGCGGGCTGCTCGTACCTGTCTGCCCCGCGGCGAGAGGCCAGAGTCCCCACCGAGCCGTCCCTCCAGGTTGTCGGTGCTCTCTCCGTGCCGGCACAGGTAGATGGTGCGGGGCTGGATGTGGATGTTCATCAGGTAGTAGACGATCTTGCTCTGGATGTGATCTTGGATCCGGTTGACGAGGAACCGCCGGCCGACATCGATCACCTTGATGAAGGAGAGATCCCTGAAGGAACACGAGCAAACAGGATGGGATGATTAAAACGTTTGAACAGGACGATGCAGATTTATCCTGACAGAGCCAACGCCGATCCTTTACCTGTCGTGCTGATCCGGGTCCAGGGGTTGGTAGCTGGTTTTGTAGCACTCGATTCTCCTCTGGAAATCCAGCATGGCGTCGGTCTTGTTGCAGTCCCGGTAGTCTGGACATGACACCTTCACTTCCTGCACAGGGAGGAAGACTGTCAGACGGGAAACAACACGCCTGAGGCCAGAGAGAGGGGAGCACTTCAAGTTGTTAAAGGCATCCCAACGATGTGTCGTCATGTGACTCACCATGATGTTGGACGCGATGACGCTGGGATCGTCACACACAGACTCGATGAAAAAGATCtgggaataaaaaaagacagcTTGGTTCAATGTGACTGTAAAGACGAGGATGCCATCCCTTGACTCCTAACGTCGCCACAGCAACGCTCACCTTGAAGCCATTCTCATCGCCGAACTTGAGGATCATGTCTCGTCTGTcccttgttgtgtttgtggcaTCGAAGACCTGAAGGAAACAAAGCTGATGAGGACTTTTCAGAATAATGGTCCAGTGGTCTCTTATCATGTTCGGAGAATAGGCAGTAAGAAAAAAACGATGAAGGACAGTAATCTCACCGCTACATGGCCTCCCTCGTCCTTCAGATAGGACTTGACATCCCTCAGGGCTGCTAAGGCACACTGCCTGAAGAACAGAGAGGGTGGGAAacgtttatttttctgttaaaaagttaaaagatGTTGCTACAGTTatcgtgtgggggggggggggggggggggggacttactGCCTGATTTTCACGGCACACTCATTATCAGACTTGAAGAAGTCATAGGAGTTGTAGTTCTTGACGGCCTCCCTGCGGTACTCTCCCACGTTAAAGACTACAACGCGAGAAACAAGCGAGTGTGAACACATTGTCCTGAACGTGGAAACAGAAGTTGACACTTCCAGTAAAAGCACTTTACACACAGCTACAGTGCCATTGTGTTCATTGTTGGGCTACTGAACAAACTGTGCTGGAATTGAAaacaggtttgtttgtgtgtgtgtgtgtgtgtgtgtgtgtgtgtgtgtgtgtgtgtgtgtgtgtgtgtgtgtgtgtgtgtgtgtgtgtgtgtgtgtgtgtgtgtgtgtgtgtgtgtgtgtgtgtgtgtgtgtgtgtgtgtgtgtgctgtttacCTTTGGTAGGCATGCCGATCCAGTTGAGGTAGCGGGTGAGTTTCTTTGACATGTACGTTTTGCCTCGAGCAGGCAGGCCCACCATCACGATGACGGTGGGGGTGTTGGCCAAGTGGAGAGCGCCAGTTGCtgtaggggggagggggatgtGACATAATGAGAACTGTGTCTGTTTAGAACtacaaaaaaagtaaatacGTCAATTTGTGTGGCATTTATGTGAAAAAACACATGGAAGGAGCAAATGACCAAATGACTCCACCAGCTGACAGAGATCTGATGCAAATACCAAACGGCCTCCCACAGCGTCCACAAACTGCCTGAAGTTATTTAGTAACCACTGACCTCCCAGTGTCTGTACACGCTGACACACCCCCAgcgatgagtgtgtgtctgcaaacaCCAGACTTTACTGCCACCTCACTGCACATCTGACCCACTTCTGCCAACACGAGCCAGGACGAGTTGCTTTCACAAGACCAAATATACtgtaaatccccccccctcccccccccccccccatgaggcCCACAGGAGTTTCTATATCATGTGTTACAGGGGGCAGAGGAATTCAGGGTGTTGATTCTGCATGAATGATATGATGTGTAGGTCACTGAGTTTGTGAGTTGAACAGAGGACACCAATTGTTGAAAGAAAGCTGAAGGTGCAGCATATAGGGCTGGAGGATGTGGTCAAAAATCATAtcaagataaagataaagttcATATCAGTCAAGACCGATATTACACGATAAGcacgataaatgtcacattacttatttaaagattaaaaactgATTGTTTATCACACAGCCCTAGCACAGTAAAAGCAAAGAATCTCTCATGGACTTCTGCTTAAATTTCTATAGATTTTTAAACTTTGTTGAACCAGATAGTTATAGTTATAagcagggttcatacacattttgaccaatggatttccatgacttttccaggttttcaaTGACCGTACGAACCCTGTATAAGGGGCAACAGTGATCACTCATCATCTTATACCTAACTAGGCGCTTAGATTCTTCCCTGTGCTTCTAATCTTGTTCACACACAAGAGCCACGTTGCTCAAATGGCATAATGGCTCAAACTCTTAGTCAATACTCGACCATGTGGCTCATCCATCTCCATCATCTCACTTCCATCACATCCCACCTCTGCTCTCTCAACAGCCACACCTCATAGCTCCTTTGTTTTTAATCCTCTCCTCATTATGAAAAAGATCCTAATGTACATTTACTGCaaagtttcttttttctcatcaaACTTCCTCCATTGGTCAGTAAATCATGAAAGccaatcaataatcaatgagcagcagcagaagatgcAGTGACaagaaaaattatttaattgtataGCTCTTTCACTTGCTTATTAATTTGctttatattttcacttcattcatttgattGCTATGCACCAAACGCAAATCCCTTCTATGTTGAAAATCAACTTGGCGATTAACGTCATTCAGTTTCAGATGCTGATTAAAAACTAGAACAAAGAACAGCAGAGTATTAATAAAATCctaattatgattttattatatTGTGAGTTTTTTTATTGGGTTAAATGATCGAACAAAGAGCAATCTCAGTGAACGTGAAGTTAAAGTATTACAAGTGGATGATATTATATGTGATGTGTATTATTTGTCTTTGGACAAGAGACAGCGGCGGCCGGGTCGCACCATGCACGCGCGCTTCCGACGGACCAATTAGAAGCGGCCGCCGATCGGTAGCATCACACAGGGCGCTGCGGTTGCCGTGGTGACGGGATATATGTCACTCTGCAGTTGCTAGGAGGCCGGGACGTGGCGCGCGTGCCGATGAAGAGTGAATACTACACATCACCATGGAAACGACTTAAGAGCAATGGAGGGAAGCGTTCGATTTAAAAGATGCTTAAAggtcaagtgtttgtgtgttggctgCTGGTGACGCGAGATGGAATCCCCACTGAGCTGTCACACGGGGCCGGGTTCAAATAGAGATGAGCTGGTACTGTAGGTATGTGTCTGTGATCGatgtatgtgtctgtgatcgatgtatgtgtctgtgatcgatgtatgtgtctgtgatcGATGAACCCGGGTAAAGAAGCGGTGTGAACACGGCTCGTACCTCTCCGCGGGGCCGGCTTGTCATCTTTGGTGGGAACCCAGATCTTTTGGATCCTGTTCTGGGTCAGCTCTCTGGGCATTCCTCTGGCACCGAAGAGCCGCGCTGTACACGGGAACCGAGCCGCTTAATCCGGGGCGAGAGGACTGACGGGAGTCGGTGGATCCTCGTCCGTTCCGCTGAGGAGCAGCAATGAACCGGGGCTGTTCAGCAGAGTAATGAGAGCACGTTGAGCCGAGCTCATCTGCCGGGCTGCGGCACACATCCGCTATTTAACCCCGCCCGGCATGGGCCGCCCGGGAAGACACGTGACCGCCGTGACGAAATtcgcacacacgcacccacaccacactgtacattcattgtggATACACACacgcccccacacacacacacgcagtgcaCTGTATACTCACTGTGGATACAAACATGCACGTACACTCATTGTGGATACAaatgcacacgtgcacacacatacacgcagtGCACTCGCTGTggatggatacacacacacacacacacatacagtgcacTGTACACTGTACACTCAATGTGGATTGATGgatacatgcacatgcacacgccacacacacacacacagaggcagccaCAGCGCCGCTCTGTGGCGAACTCTATCTGTTATTTACATAACTGTACAGGTAGTCTCTTTTTATGATCATGTATATTTAGTACAGGACATAAGCTGTAGCTCGTATTTACGTGGtgtgtttattacattttaattacacCTGTCACATGTACTTGATCTTTTCTTTGTCTATAGATTTTAACAGACTATTATCAAAGATTTATTTCGCCATTAGTTGTTTATTGTCATTAATCTACTAACTtcttattgtgttgtatttgttgcTTTACGTTATAGCTTGTAGACAATATGGCCAAGAATTATAACAAGATAAAAGTGTTTATCAGTGGATAGGCGGAGGAATATTGATTCTACATGAGTGATACGATCGGCAGGTCACTGAATTTGTGAGTGACGCATTAAATACAGACGGTCGAAAATAAAACTGAAGGTCCAGCATAGGGCTGAGTAATATGACCAAATGTtatgtgaaaataacaaaaaataaaatcctctcAGTCGATATCAacaattatcacaataaatttTTCATTATTAGTTAGTTCAGGTTTAAAGACTCCCATGTGagggttgtggttttaaactcttccttttgagcagagaatgacaaacattttacaGCAAACAGCACTTCAGTCAGACGTCATATATTCGCCTTATGTGAAATCAGGACACTCTATTACCTTTCTTCATACTCACACATGTTGAAATTTTACAGCTTGAGTGAACGTGCAGAGCCTCACATCACCTCACTCCACTTCCTCATACTCATCACTAATTATATATAGTGATTTCTCATTCACCTTTTAGATTACTATAAGGAAATGTTGATCAGTCATCAGGTTAAAATAAGGTCCCCATCTGTTTTTCACCAGCCGACATTTaggagatgaaaacacacaaacagctttcTGACAGTCGATCAAttccaatcaaatcaatcagtTATTTGCTTAAGTGACCTTTCTTTTTCAAATAGATTGTTCTGGGAGGCATTTTGTGACTTGAAAAATGTACTGTTTACAGATTTACAAATAAACTACTGGTGACCTGAATATCCATGTGTCTACAGGAGTAATGATGTAATTAGTACAATTTAAGAACTTGCAAtgattagtgttttttttttttttttacattggagTTCCTTGGTTGCCTCAGTCTGGACTTGCACTCTGAAATCACTCTGAACTCTCACCAACCTCATCTCCAAAAACCCAATTTCCTGTTAACTGAACAGGGTTTATTCATCAGAGTGACAAACCTGTTCCTGTTAACAAACCTGAGCAAAGCTGTGACGTTTATGTTGCATTTTCCTGAGTACAACAAAAGTTTGAACTTGGACGAGGTCGGGTTGCGACCTCTCCTTACCCTGTTGCAGTCAGAGGACACTATATATCCAGGTCGACTTCCCCTTACACACGCTGACCCTCAGCCACTTTAAGCCTCATCTCATGTCACACCTGCTGGTATGTAGGTCAGTGTTTAATGGACACTGACAGCCAATCCCACCATTGCACTGCTGTGCACGTCCAGGACACGCTCCCACCACTAGCCTCACGCCTggttctctcacacacacagggatgctATAGGACAAACTGTAGCCCCCACAAACCAGCTGCTGAGGCTGAACTCCAGCATGGACACGGGACATTGACccattttcttttaatcagCTCTTTAGGGTTCGTATTGGATTCAAAAGCACATAAAGAATTTTATCTCTGCATCTGTGACCTctatttagaatttttttagCTTTTGAAACTCAAGCTTTGAACTATTAATTGTGCTGTAAAACTTAACAAACAGTAAAGGAAAGATGAGATGCGTTCCTCTGAGAAAATGTTACTTATGGCTGTAACTTGGTCAGGTTCTTTTTGCAGAAGTGTTCCCATTAGTAcgaagaaacacagagaacattAATAACGGGAGGATTCTTTCGTCTTTCCACAGCTGGTCAAACGTCTTATTTTTATGCCTGTTAGCTCATATTtcctcgacctttgaccccctgTCGCCCTGCAAAGTAAATTACAGAATAAAATCTTTCAAATgggtctctttctctctgcaacCCGTTTCCCTGATCTGAATTAAAACCTGCTCCGCCGGGAGACCTGGTGACGTTTTCCACAGGAGCCTCCAGGGGTCTCTTTCAGTTCACTTACATAATTTCTGAATGAGGCTGGGGCGGCGTTCACCGTCCTAGTCCCCTTCCCAGAATCCATCAGGGCTAAGTTAGGACTACAGGGCCCAAGGGATGTGTTAACACTACTGTGGCGCCTGTGTTATGTCAGGCAAAATGTCATAAAGGGAAACTAGGTTCTTGGGTATTATGTGCTCATCCACAACAGGATGTGATGTGTCAGGTTTGACACATCACAGTAGTATGAActatttaacattttgaagctgaaaaacaaagtaGTCGGCATCAGGAGGCTCAATTGCAATACTGAATTTCAGCGAATAATTCGGTATACAGACTGATGAGGCAGGATCAATAGGATATACATGTGAAAAGATGTACATCTAAATGGTATACTGATAAATGAACAAAGAAAACAGTCAACTTGACATTATTTAgaccttttattttt contains these protein-coding regions:
- the pfkfb3 gene encoding 6-phosphofructo-2-kinase/fructose-2,6-bisphosphatase 3 isoform X4, producing the protein MPRELTQNRIQKIWVPTKDDKPAPRRATGALHLANTPTVIVMVGLPARGKTYMSKKLTRYLNWIGMPTKVFNVGEYRREAVKNYNSYDFFKSDNECAVKIRQQCALAALRDVKSYLKDEGGHVAVFDATNTTRDRRDMILKFGDENGFKIFFIESVCDDPSVIASNIMEVKVSCPDYRDCNKTDAMLDFQRRIECYKTSYQPLDPDQHDRDLSFIKVIDVGRRFLVNRIQDHIQSKIVYYLMNIHIQPRTIYLCRHGESTDNLEGRLGGDSGLSPRGRQFSAALSRFVEEQKLENLKVWTSQLCCSIQTAEHLGVQYEQWKALNEIDSGLCEELTYDEVKEKYPEEFALRDEDKYYYRYPAGESYQDLVQRVEPVIMELERQENVLVICHQAVMRCLMAYFLDKSADEMPYLRCPLHTVLKLTPVAYGCKVESISLNVEAVNTHRDRPEEVKRGPGTLIRRNSVTPLTSPESNIKKPRIDDLDEAPIQELPPSAASLALCSPSHLPLTLAGQHWLGKVCLT
- the pfkfb3 gene encoding 6-phosphofructo-2-kinase/fructose-2,6-bisphosphatase 3 isoform X2 codes for the protein MPRELTQNRIQKIWVPTKDDKPAPRRATGALHLANTPTVIVMVGLPARGKTYMSKKLTRYLNWIGMPTKVFNVGEYRREAVKNYNSYDFFKSDNECAVKIRQQCALAALRDVKSYLKDEGGHVAVFDATNTTRDRRDMILKFGDENGFKIFFIESVCDDPSVIASNIMEVKVSCPDYRDCNKTDAMLDFQRRIECYKTSYQPLDPDQHDRDLSFIKVIDVGRRFLVNRIQDHIQSKIVYYLMNIHIQPRTIYLCRHGESTDNLEGRLGGDSGLSPRGRQFSAALSRFVEEQKLENLKVWTSQLCCSIQTAEHLGVQYEQWKALNEIDSGLCEELTYDEVKEKYPEEFALRDEDKYYYRYPAGESYQDLVQRVEPVIMELERQENVLVICHQAVMRCLMAYFLDKSADEMPYLRCPLHTVLKLTPVAYGCKVESISLNVEAVNTHRDRPEEVKRGPGTLIRRNSVTPLTSPESNIKKPRIDDLDEAPIQELPPSAASLALCSPSHLPLTLAGQHWLGKVCLRTTVHCLKVVSPLVFQRT
- the pfkfb3 gene encoding 6-phosphofructo-2-kinase/fructose-2,6-bisphosphatase 3 isoform X3, which encodes MPRELTQNRIQKIWVPTKDDKPAPRRATGALHLANTPTVIVMVGLPARGKTYMSKKLTRYLNWIGMPTKVFNVGEYRREAVKNYNSYDFFKSDNECAVKIRQQCALAALRDVKSYLKDEGGHVAVFDATNTTRDRRDMILKFGDENGFKIFFIESVCDDPSVIASNIMEVKVSCPDYRDCNKTDAMLDFQRRIECYKTSYQPLDPDQHDRDLSFIKVIDVGRRFLVNRIQDHIQSKIVYYLMNIHIQPRTIYLCRHGESTDNLEGRLGGDSGLSPRGRQFSAALSRFVEEQKLENLKVWTSQLCCSIQTAEHLGVQYEQWKALNEIDSGLCEELTYDEVKEKYPEEFALRDEDKYYYRYPAGESYQDLVQRVEPVIMELERQENVLVICHQAVMRCLMAYFLDKSADEMPYLRCPLHTVLKLTPVAYGCKVESISLNVEAVNTHRDRPEEVKRGPGTLIRRNSVTPLTSPESNIKKPRIDDLDEAPIQELPPSAASLALCSPSHLPLTLAGQNLRRSSSGRRDILQPCQ
- the pfkfb3 gene encoding 6-phosphofructo-2-kinase/fructose-2,6-bisphosphatase 3 isoform X1, with amino-acid sequence MPRELTQNRIQKIWVPTKDDKPAPRRATGALHLANTPTVIVMVGLPARGKTYMSKKLTRYLNWIGMPTKVFNVGEYRREAVKNYNSYDFFKSDNECAVKIRQQCALAALRDVKSYLKDEGGHVAVFDATNTTRDRRDMILKFGDENGFKIFFIESVCDDPSVIASNIMEVKVSCPDYRDCNKTDAMLDFQRRIECYKTSYQPLDPDQHDRDLSFIKVIDVGRRFLVNRIQDHIQSKIVYYLMNIHIQPRTIYLCRHGESTDNLEGRLGGDSGLSPRGRQFSAALSRFVEEQKLENLKVWTSQLCCSIQTAEHLGVQYEQWKALNEIDSGLCEELTYDEVKEKYPEEFALRDEDKYYYRYPAGESYQDLVQRVEPVIMELERQENVLVICHQAVMRCLMAYFLDKSADEMPYLRCPLHTVLKLTPVAYGCKVESISLNVEAVNTHRDRPEEVKRGPGTLIRRNSVTPLTSPESNIKKPRIDDLDEAPIQELPPSAASLALCSPSHLPLTLAGQTNHRPLSQSGFTLSLPKNLRRSSSGRRDILQPCQ